A region of the Mycoplasma capricolum subsp. capricolum ATCC 27343 genome:
TCTTTTTGATAGATTAATTCAGCTACTGCTTCATTACAACTTACCATAAATTGTTCAATTAATTTTTCAGCTTGATCAGCTGTTTTTGTTTTAATATCAATTACATTTAAATTTTTATCCAAAATAATTTTTGGCTCTCTAACATCAAAACTAATAGTTCCCTTTTTAGCTTTTAAATTCTCTAATTTTTTATACAACTCATAAGCTATGTCTAACATTTTTTTAGTTTTATCATCATGAGTTCAAGTTTTAGTTTTAAAGTAATTATTTACTTCATCATAATTTAATCTAGCTTTAGAAATAATCACTGATTCATAAACTTTTTTATTTAACATGTTTGCGTTATTATCAAATTCCATTTCACATACAAAAACTAATTTTTTAGTATTTGGATTTAATGAGCACAAATCATCAGATAAGATGTTTGGTAGCATTGGAATTACTTTATTTGCTAAATAAGTCGAATTACCTCTTAATAAAGCTTCTTTGTCTAAACTAGTTTTATATCTAACAAAATAAGAAACATCAGCAATAGCAACAAATAGTTTATAATTATTATTTTCTAATTTTTCAACACAAATTGCATCATCTAAATCTTTTGAATCAATTCCATCAATTGTAACAATCGTTTTATTAACTAAAGAATTATTTTGTCTTTTTAAAAACTCTTTTTCTAGTTTATCAGTTGATAAATTAATTTGTTTTGCATTATCTAGAGTTTGTTTATCAAAACTAGTTTTTATATCAAATTCTTCAGCTATTGCTAAAATGCGATCACTTGCTTTTTTACTATTACCAATAATTCTTATAAGTCTTATAAAAATTTTACGTTCTTTACAGCTTATAATTTTTGCTTTAATAATATTAAATTCTTCATATTTAAATTCATTTTTATTAACAATTACAAATCTAAAACTATCAAATGACTTATCGTTTGGAATGAAATCTAAAAATCTTTTATCAAAACTTCTATTTATTTCACCAATTAAATAAACTTTATTTCTTTTAATTAGATCAATAACTATAGCTTTTAATCTATTATCTTCTTCTTGTTTTAAAATATAAACTACTTCATCTTGATGAATACTATTATTTAGATCAACTCCGGCTATAAAATGATCTTCATCATTAATTTTATTAATATCATTTATAAATCCAAAACCTTTTGGATTTAGTTTAATAGTTCCCTTTTTATAAATTTGATCTAATAAGTAAATATTATTTTCTAATGAAATAGTGATTTTATTATTTTTTTCTAATTGGTCTAAGTAGTTTTTAATTAATGAATAATCTAAAGCATTAAAATAAGTCAATAGTTTATTTAAACTAACTTTATGTTTGTTAGTTTTTAAAATTTCAATA
Encoded here:
- the rnr gene encoding ribonuclease R; amino-acid sequence: MESKIIEILKTNKHKVSLNKLLTYFNALDYSLIKNYLDQLEKNNKITISLENNIYLLDQIYKKGTIKLNPKGFGFINDINKINDEDHFIAGVDLNNSIHQDEVVYILKQEEDNRLKAIVIDLIKRNKVYLIGEINRSFDKRFLDFIPNDKSFDSFRFVIVNKNEFKYEEFNIIKAKIISCKERKIFIRLIRIIGNSKKASDRILAIAEEFDIKTSFDKQTLDNAKQINLSTDKLEKEFLKRQNNSLVNKTIVTIDGIDSKDLDDAICVEKLENNNYKLFVAIADVSYFVRYKTSLDKEALLRGNSTYLANKVIPMLPNILSDDLCSLNPNTKKLVFVCEMEFDNNANMLNKKVYESVIISKARLNYDEVNNYFKTKTWTHDDKTKKMLDIAYELYKKLENLKAKKGTISFDVREPKIILDKNLNVIDIKTKTADQAEKLIEQFMVSCNEAVAELIYQKDLPFLYRNHNKPDEDELINWYKSLKTFGINPKLTNKQVLDPIFINHTLSQIKEQIKDETEVELLNISLLRYMDKAKYGLENIGHFGLASDCYTHFTSPIRRYSDLLVHRYLKQYLITKDLEKTSLENNANYVNKVSNIINDTETKSVECEREVIKACMCEYMLNKVNNTYTATISAVLKFGIFIQLDNLVEGLVHISNMNSDLVYDETNRILIKPDNTYYRMGQKVKVKLINVDIKKRTIDFVLIE